In Symmachiella dynata, the following are encoded in one genomic region:
- a CDS encoding DUF1573 domain-containing protein, which yields MRLMIIQRSFFLMVGVLAYTATATAQSPGWAEAMFEEKNHDFGVIARGAEATYRFKITNNTNQQVHIANTRTTCGCTAARPSRDLLESGDSAYIEVSMNTRKFTRKKDSNLIVTFDAPAYAEVRLPISAYIRTDVVLTPGMVNFGAVAKGTSAQKVIDIAYAGRDDWKILKVETKNPYITAKAVEKERNAGRVKYDLVVDLKGDAPVGDLRNQLFLITDDTNSPRVPVLIEGRVEAEITITPRAVSFGVLTAGGNKKTVNVVLRGRKPFTIEKIESESGNAAYQVQLPKTTKPVHVLPLSFVPSNKPGKFAETFTVTIKGMAEPIQFTARGEIAAATAEK from the coding sequence ATGCGTCTTATGATCATTCAGCGTTCGTTTTTTTTGATGGTTGGCGTATTGGCATACACAGCCACGGCCACAGCTCAAAGCCCCGGGTGGGCTGAAGCGATGTTCGAAGAAAAAAACCACGACTTTGGAGTGATCGCTCGCGGCGCGGAGGCGACCTACCGGTTCAAAATCACCAACAACACCAACCAGCAAGTGCATATCGCCAACACGCGAACGACTTGCGGATGCACAGCCGCACGCCCCAGTCGCGACCTGTTGGAAAGCGGCGACTCCGCCTACATCGAAGTCTCGATGAATACGCGGAAATTCACCCGTAAAAAAGACTCGAACCTGATCGTCACATTCGACGCGCCAGCTTATGCAGAAGTCCGCTTGCCGATCTCTGCTTACATTCGGACAGATGTCGTCCTGACTCCGGGTATGGTGAACTTTGGCGCCGTTGCGAAAGGAACATCCGCACAAAAAGTAATCGACATTGCCTACGCCGGACGTGACGACTGGAAAATCCTGAAAGTCGAAACCAAAAACCCATACATCACAGCCAAAGCCGTTGAAAAAGAACGCAATGCCGGACGCGTGAAATACGATCTGGTTGTGGACCTTAAAGGTGATGCCCCGGTCGGTGACCTGCGAAATCAACTTTTCCTGATTACGGACGATACCAACAGCCCCCGCGTTCCCGTGTTGATCGAAGGCCGGGTTGAAGCAGAAATTACAATCACGCCCCGAGCCGTTTCCTTCGGCGTCTTGACTGCCGGCGGAAACAAGAAAACCGTGAACGTTGTTTTACGCGGACGCAAACCGTTTACGATCGAGAAAATCGAAAGCGAATCGGGCAACGCTGCCTATCAAGTTCAACTTCCCAAAACGACTAAGCCGGTGCATGTGTTGCCGTTGTCATTCGTCCCTTCAAACAAACCCGGCAAGTTCGCCGAGACGTTCACCGTGACGATCAAAGGCATGGCTGAACCGATCCAATTCACTGCCCGCGGCGAAATTGCCGCGGCGACGGCTGAAAAATAA
- the rpmB gene encoding 50S ribosomal protein L28 codes for MSASCEVCGKTAQKGNSVTQRGKAKYLGGNGRQTTGISRRMFKPNLQKIRVQEGGGTVSKRVCVQCIRGGRVQKAVVRKLFTLPEK; via the coding sequence ATGAGTGCGAGTTGTGAAGTTTGCGGAAAGACCGCCCAGAAGGGCAATTCGGTCACGCAACGGGGTAAGGCGAAGTATCTGGGCGGAAACGGACGCCAAACCACGGGGATTTCGCGGCGGATGTTTAAACCGAACCTGCAGAAAATTCGCGTGCAAGAGGGCGGCGGAACAGTCTCCAAGCGGGTCTGCGTGCAGTGCATCCGTGGCGGACGCGTGCAAAAAGCGGTCGTGCGGAAGTTGTTCACGCTTCCTGAAAAATAA
- the gatA gene encoding Asp-tRNA(Asn)/Glu-tRNA(Gln) amidotransferase subunit GatA codes for MSIVGATAAELLARMERGDTCSEEVTTAYLDVIAAHDEDVKAFVHVDRDAALDAAREVDRQRQAGEKLGLLAGLPVAVKDIMCTRGVPTTCCSKMLANYVPPYDAHAVTLLRNAGAVLIGKTNMDEFAMGSSTEHSYFGATRNPWDLERAPGGSSGGSAAAVAAQMAPLAVGTDTGGSIRQPAGFCGVVGMKPTYGRISRYGLVAFASSLDQIGPFANDTAGAALLLEAMSGYDNRDSTCIDTPVHPYSKTVEEPLAGLKIGVAKEHFVDGLDPEVEAAINAALGVYESQGAELREISLPHSKYAVSVYYLIAPSEASSNLARYDGVHYGHRAESFENMIDMFSASRGEGFGHEVKRRVMLGTYALSAGYYDAYYLKALKVRRLIREDFDTAFQDVDVIVSPVSPTPAFKLGAHDDDPLGMYLSDIYTLSANLAGLPGISIPAGMSSEGLPIGLQVLAPPLQEDRVLRAARMFERETNWHTQRAPLSGQPS; via the coding sequence ATGTCGATTGTCGGTGCGACCGCCGCGGAACTTCTTGCACGGATGGAGCGGGGAGATACCTGCAGCGAAGAAGTCACGACCGCCTATTTGGACGTGATCGCCGCACACGACGAAGACGTGAAGGCGTTTGTGCATGTCGACCGCGATGCAGCACTCGATGCGGCGCGAGAGGTCGATCGTCAGCGGCAAGCTGGGGAGAAACTGGGGCTGCTGGCTGGATTGCCTGTAGCGGTCAAAGACATCATGTGCACGCGGGGTGTGCCGACGACGTGCTGCAGCAAAATGTTGGCGAACTATGTTCCTCCTTACGATGCGCATGCGGTGACGTTGTTGCGTAACGCCGGTGCGGTCCTGATCGGGAAGACGAACATGGATGAATTCGCCATGGGATCGTCGACCGAGCATTCGTATTTCGGTGCAACGCGCAATCCCTGGGATCTTGAGCGAGCCCCAGGAGGATCGAGCGGTGGTTCGGCAGCGGCGGTCGCGGCTCAGATGGCGCCGCTAGCGGTCGGGACCGATACGGGTGGATCGATTCGTCAACCGGCGGGTTTCTGCGGCGTGGTCGGTATGAAACCAACCTACGGCCGGATTTCGCGTTACGGATTGGTCGCCTTCGCCAGTTCGCTGGATCAAATCGGCCCGTTCGCCAACGATACGGCCGGAGCAGCGTTGTTGCTCGAAGCGATGTCCGGGTATGACAATCGCGACTCGACCTGCATCGACACGCCGGTTCACCCGTATAGCAAAACAGTCGAGGAACCGTTGGCCGGTTTGAAGATCGGCGTCGCCAAAGAACACTTTGTCGATGGTCTGGATCCTGAAGTCGAAGCGGCAATCAACGCCGCGTTGGGGGTCTACGAATCGCAGGGAGCAGAGCTGCGCGAGATCAGTTTGCCGCACTCAAAATATGCCGTCTCGGTCTACTATCTGATTGCTCCGTCGGAGGCATCGAGCAATTTGGCGCGATACGACGGCGTACACTATGGGCATCGGGCCGAATCCTTTGAAAACATGATCGACATGTTTTCCGCCAGCCGGGGCGAGGGCTTTGGGCATGAAGTCAAACGACGGGTGATGTTGGGGACCTATGCCCTCTCGGCAGGCTACTACGACGCGTATTATCTCAAGGCGCTCAAAGTGCGGCGGTTGATTCGCGAGGACTTTGATACGGCGTTTCAGGATGTCGATGTGATTGTCTCACCAGTGTCGCCCACACCCGCATTCAAGTTGGGTGCGCACGATGATGATCCGTTGGGGATGTATTTGTCGGACATCTATACGCTGAGCGCCAACCTAGCCGGATTGCCGGGCATTTCAATTCCCGCAGGCATGAGTTCAGAGGGATTGCCGATCGGGTTGCAAGTCTTAGCTCCACCGCTGCAAGAAGACCGCGTCCTGCGCGCCGCACGCATGTTTGAACGCGAAACCAACTGGCACACGCAACGCGCTCCGCTGTCCGGGCAACCATCGTAG
- a CDS encoding RNA polymerase sigma factor, with amino-acid sequence MKPDEFDARLSQIETDWKMILDASRGAEIGHKRAIQTFFDQYSRAVYRYLLGAVRDPDAADELFQEFALRISKGSFRNADQSRGRFRAYLKSALINLVIEYRRKVSKKPGSIQIEPSEFKNPAAELEAEFTRTWRNELLSRTWQQLEEVDRRKGRSYYVVLKFQTEHPQLTSTAAAEQLNVRMQGKRPAFTAAGMRKTLQRARDKFAEMLLDEVSKSLQDPRLDELENELVELELDPYCRSALRRRRGE; translated from the coding sequence ATGAAACCGGACGAATTCGACGCTCGATTGAGTCAGATCGAAACCGATTGGAAGATGATTTTGGACGCCAGTCGCGGCGCCGAAATTGGACACAAGCGGGCGATTCAAACGTTTTTCGATCAGTATTCGCGGGCCGTCTATCGCTATTTGCTCGGCGCGGTCCGCGATCCCGACGCTGCGGATGAATTGTTTCAAGAATTCGCGCTGCGGATTTCCAAAGGGTCATTTCGCAATGCGGATCAATCGCGGGGGCGCTTCCGGGCGTATCTGAAATCGGCATTGATCAATCTCGTGATTGAGTACCGCCGCAAGGTCAGCAAGAAGCCAGGCAGCATTCAAATCGAGCCGAGCGAATTCAAAAATCCCGCAGCTGAACTTGAGGCAGAATTCACCCGGACCTGGCGGAACGAATTGTTGTCGCGGACGTGGCAGCAACTTGAAGAGGTGGATCGCCGCAAGGGGCGTTCTTATTACGTGGTGTTGAAATTCCAGACCGAGCATCCTCAGCTCACCTCAACCGCCGCCGCTGAGCAACTCAATGTGCGAATGCAGGGAAAACGTCCCGCATTCACTGCGGCAGGCATGCGGAAGACACTGCAACGTGCACGCGACAAATTCGCTGAAATGCTGCTCGATGAAGTCTCGAAATCGCTGCAAGATCCGCGTCTGGATGAGTTGGAGAACGAGTTGGTCGAATTGGAACTCGATCCCTATTGCCGCTCAGCGCTGCGGCGACGACGCGGGGAATAA
- the csrA gene encoding carbon storage regulator CsrA, translating into MLVLARKRNESIQIGDDIVVKVIQCGRGVVRLGIEAPGHIRVLRSELAETFLEEAYTGKSVAGAFTA; encoded by the coding sequence ATGCTAGTACTTGCCAGAAAACGGAACGAATCGATACAGATTGGAGATGACATTGTCGTCAAAGTGATCCAATGCGGCCGCGGAGTCGTGCGTCTGGGGATCGAAGCCCCGGGCCACATTCGCGTACTCCGTTCGGAACTCGCTGAGACGTTTCTCGAAGAAGCCTACACCGGGAAATCGGTAGCCGGCGCCTTCACAGCTTAA
- a CDS encoding ArnT family glycosyltransferase, which translates to MNQPDTRPQKSPASPWVYGLGLAALLFVLLLLFAGKAFHIDDTFYVRVGADFLRDPLHPYNSTLNWDGKEESLWKISLHPPLHSYLMAGALLFVGENEIPLHVVWALLAAGCTYLMFQIARQLCTHPVMATLLAVLCPGFFVSATTLMADISLLFFWLLAVYFAILARNTNRPGFLWLAAVCSAAAAMTKYFGIALVPLLSVWLAATIWMSRREGKLAISPAWIAGWLAVSCLPVMVVSAWGFYAKAQPECGLFHPLAAARFSTSEQHSMSEQFALSEDAGNEMVDGVRVALSFLGGSLVWPLFLLPACRFLSGWLKMGLVALLLFTIIAGWYAISFPDGRQIDFSYVEITDAMAFAGSIAVVIAISSCIARKDGDSLLLGLWFFGTLFFCSFINWSVNVRVILLAIFPLCVLVVRWGESLKKSQSWLLWTKIAVGPTLLVSLIVAIADYDFASVGREFAQTAVRELIQSGEQVTFAGHWGFQYYMEKEGAQPIDFDADLTLNEQRGYYLNKSGIMIYPLNNARLNPRMYNIALIEEVNSSLPRFGVHSMCGEANAGFYSSVWGTVPYNIDPEIPVDAFSVYRIIE; encoded by the coding sequence ATGAACCAGCCAGACACGCGACCACAAAAATCACCAGCGAGTCCTTGGGTGTATGGGCTCGGCCTCGCCGCTTTGCTGTTCGTTTTGCTGTTGCTGTTCGCCGGCAAAGCCTTCCACATCGACGATACGTTTTACGTGCGAGTCGGGGCAGACTTTCTACGCGATCCGCTCCATCCCTACAACAGCACCCTGAATTGGGACGGCAAAGAGGAGTCGCTCTGGAAGATCAGCTTGCACCCGCCGCTGCATAGTTACTTGATGGCCGGCGCTCTGTTGTTTGTCGGAGAAAATGAAATTCCGCTGCATGTGGTCTGGGCCTTATTGGCTGCCGGGTGTACCTATTTGATGTTTCAAATCGCGCGGCAATTATGCACCCATCCCGTCATGGCGACGTTGTTGGCTGTTCTGTGCCCCGGATTTTTCGTCAGCGCGACCACGTTAATGGCCGACATCTCGTTGCTGTTCTTTTGGCTACTGGCCGTTTACTTTGCGATTCTCGCCCGGAATACCAATCGCCCCGGCTTCCTTTGGCTAGCTGCCGTTTGTTCCGCGGCTGCGGCCATGACAAAGTATTTTGGGATTGCCCTGGTGCCTCTCCTTTCGGTCTGGTTGGCGGCGACGATTTGGATGTCGCGCAGAGAAGGTAAGCTGGCCATTTCTCCCGCTTGGATTGCCGGGTGGCTAGCGGTCTCCTGCCTGCCGGTCATGGTGGTTTCGGCTTGGGGGTTTTATGCGAAGGCCCAGCCTGAATGCGGTCTCTTTCACCCGTTAGCAGCCGCTCGATTCTCAACGTCCGAACAACATTCCATGTCCGAGCAATTTGCATTGTCCGAGGATGCGGGAAACGAAATGGTGGATGGCGTGCGCGTTGCGTTATCGTTTCTAGGCGGTTCCTTGGTCTGGCCGCTGTTCTTGTTGCCCGCTTGTCGATTCCTTTCCGGGTGGCTGAAAATGGGGCTGGTCGCATTGCTGCTCTTCACCATCATTGCTGGGTGGTATGCGATCTCCTTTCCCGATGGAAGGCAGATCGATTTCAGCTATGTGGAAATCACCGACGCGATGGCATTTGCCGGATCCATTGCTGTGGTGATCGCGATCTCAAGTTGCATTGCCCGCAAGGATGGGGATTCGTTGCTCTTGGGGCTGTGGTTTTTCGGTACGTTATTCTTTTGTAGTTTCATCAATTGGTCCGTCAATGTCCGCGTCATCCTGCTGGCAATCTTCCCCTTGTGTGTGCTGGTCGTTCGCTGGGGGGAGTCGCTCAAGAAGAGCCAATCCTGGCTTCTCTGGACCAAAATTGCCGTGGGGCCCACGTTGTTGGTTTCGTTGATCGTAGCCATTGCCGACTACGACTTTGCCAGTGTGGGAAGAGAATTCGCCCAGACCGCCGTGCGGGAGTTGATTCAAAGTGGAGAGCAAGTCACTTTTGCCGGGCACTGGGGGTTTCAATATTACATGGAAAAAGAAGGCGCTCAGCCGATAGATTTTGATGCCGATTTAACGCTCAACGAGCAGCGGGGATACTATTTGAATAAATCGGGGATCATGATTTATCCGCTCAACAACGCGCGGCTGAATCCCAGGATGTACAACATCGCTCTGATCGAAGAAGTCAATTCTTCGCTGCCTCGCTTCGGTGTGCACTCCATGTGTGGTGAAGCAAACGCTGGATTTTACAGCAGTGTTTGGGGCACCGTGCCTTACAACATCGATCCCGAAATTCCGGTGGATGCTTTTTCCGTCTATCGGATTATCGAATAG
- a CDS encoding c-type heme family protein yields the protein MQKTYAILFGGAMLLAVAAIALTGNRSAVNGAEQKGPDKAAVERSKKTVQMLDNIYKQTIVLITDKYVHDEDDFAAGSAAVLLFKNISDSGSHKVRLIDATGEPYEEKNVANDDFEREGIKRLKAGAKIHEQVVTVDGKHQLRTLTPVPVVMERCVMCHGHYADVKKGEPIGAISYTLPIE from the coding sequence ATGCAAAAAACGTACGCCATCCTATTTGGTGGGGCTATGCTGCTTGCCGTAGCCGCAATCGCTCTGACCGGAAACCGCAGTGCGGTGAACGGCGCGGAACAAAAAGGGCCGGACAAAGCGGCTGTGGAGCGGTCCAAAAAGACGGTGCAGATGTTGGACAACATCTATAAGCAAACGATTGTGTTGATCACCGACAAGTACGTTCACGACGAGGACGATTTCGCCGCGGGAAGCGCGGCAGTGCTGTTGTTTAAAAACATCTCGGATTCAGGTTCCCACAAGGTGCGACTGATCGACGCCACAGGCGAGCCGTACGAAGAAAAGAATGTCGCGAATGACGATTTCGAGCGTGAAGGTATCAAGCGGCTGAAAGCCGGCGCTAAGATTCATGAGCAAGTGGTCACCGTCGACGGCAAACATCAATTACGGACTCTGACACCGGTGCCGGTGGTGATGGAGCGGTGTGTGATGTGCCATGGACATTATGCGGATGTGAAAAAAGGCGAACCGATCGGCGCGATTAGTTATACCCTGCCAATCGAGTAA
- a CDS encoding RrF2 family transcriptional regulator, which yields MRLTTQTDFALRTLMYLASTRKRTTAAEVAQLYKISTHHMSKVVNQLARLGYVRSIRGIGGGIELAQQPEDVRLGDVVEAFEGNMHLLDCVATEDVCAIQSFCKLKGVLAEAERIQLEYLNSLTLADVIPTKRQFSRVESTG from the coding sequence ATGCGACTGACAACCCAGACGGACTTCGCCTTGAGAACGCTGATGTATCTCGCGTCGACCAGAAAACGGACGACGGCGGCGGAGGTGGCGCAGCTCTATAAAATCTCCACCCACCATATGTCCAAAGTGGTGAACCAACTCGCGCGGTTGGGATATGTTCGCAGCATCCGGGGCATCGGCGGGGGCATCGAACTCGCTCAGCAACCCGAGGACGTCCGTCTGGGCGATGTGGTTGAAGCTTTTGAGGGAAACATGCATCTCCTGGATTGCGTTGCCACCGAAGACGTGTGCGCGATTCAATCGTTTTGCAAACTGAAAGGCGTGCTGGCCGAAGCGGAGCGGATCCAGTTGGAGTATTTGAACAGCCTCACACTGGCGGACGTCATTCCGACAAAACGGCAATTCAGTCGCGTTGAATCTACCGGATAG
- a CDS encoding c-type heme family protein has translation MNRKLNIILLLAAVLPGAVVLSPGRFGSPTSRIIAADEAGDNKQAQDDLPTTVLEARGRARLLHETIHGALQVVHRDFFLEDDSVMIPSQSLEDVFLELARGHHVTLKWLVVNGGVMNVDHKPADAFERNAVAALADGKKEFEATEGNTFRYAGTIRLASRCLKCHVPNRTDTKDRTAGLVISMPLKKPE, from the coding sequence GTGAATAGAAAACTAAATATCATACTGTTGTTGGCAGCGGTCCTGCCAGGCGCCGTGGTGCTATCGCCGGGTCGATTTGGATCGCCGACAAGTCGCATCATTGCAGCGGATGAAGCGGGCGACAACAAACAAGCCCAGGACGATTTACCGACGACCGTCCTTGAGGCCCGCGGTCGCGCGCGGCTGTTACATGAAACGATTCATGGAGCATTGCAGGTGGTGCATCGCGATTTTTTCCTGGAAGATGATAGTGTGATGATCCCCTCCCAGTCGCTGGAGGATGTCTTCTTGGAGTTGGCACGCGGTCATCACGTTACGCTGAAATGGCTGGTGGTCAACGGAGGCGTAATGAACGTCGATCACAAACCGGCCGACGCATTCGAAAGAAACGCGGTCGCCGCTCTGGCCGATGGTAAAAAAGAGTTCGAAGCCACTGAGGGGAATACGTTTCGATATGCCGGCACGATTCGCTTGGCGTCGCGGTGCCTGAAGTGTCACGTCCCGAACCGAACCGACACCAAAGACCGCACGGCCGGACTGGTCATTAGCATGCCGTTGAAAAAACCAGAATGA
- a CDS encoding bile acid:sodium symporter family protein, whose translation MLQRYLLAWLSLLCLVAYFWPQWGLTSFDPFVESTPYLSYLIIVTMFAIGALLPSDEVRNVAAHWPTVLQGTLLQYTTMPLFAYGVGRLFGFGPELMVGVIIVGCVPGAMASNVLTLAAGGNVSYSVSLTTSATLLSPLFVPAAFWLFLGKSLTVSPVDVSIKLLYQVVGPVVIGHLLSRRLPKFQSAMQWLGPVIANLTILWIVAAVFANKRDAITGHASTLGGALLLINVAGYAAGFLGGKALRFSEPMRRALTLEIGMQNAGLGTVLASQLYPDEPSTMVPPALYTFGCMLTGTILAQFWRLRPVEAPSVKSSPIMVDDD comes from the coding sequence ATGCTGCAACGGTATCTCTTGGCCTGGTTGAGTCTGCTTTGTTTGGTGGCCTATTTTTGGCCGCAGTGGGGGCTGACGTCGTTTGATCCGTTTGTGGAAAGCACGCCGTATTTGTCCTACCTGATCATCGTCACCATGTTTGCTATTGGGGCGCTGTTGCCCAGTGACGAAGTGCGGAACGTTGCGGCACATTGGCCGACCGTTTTGCAGGGGACGCTGCTGCAATACACCACCATGCCGCTGTTCGCCTATGGCGTTGGCCGGTTGTTCGGGTTTGGTCCGGAGTTGATGGTGGGCGTGATCATTGTGGGGTGCGTGCCGGGGGCGATGGCGTCCAACGTGCTCACCCTGGCGGCGGGAGGCAATGTTAGCTATTCGGTCAGCTTGACCACGAGCGCGACGTTGTTGTCGCCGCTATTCGTGCCGGCCGCCTTTTGGTTGTTTCTGGGCAAATCGCTCACCGTTTCCCCAGTCGATGTCTCGATCAAGTTACTGTATCAAGTGGTGGGGCCGGTGGTGATCGGGCATTTGCTCAGTCGGCGGTTGCCGAAGTTTCAGTCCGCGATGCAATGGCTGGGGCCGGTGATTGCCAATCTGACGATCCTGTGGATCGTGGCCGCCGTGTTCGCGAATAAGCGAGATGCCATCACCGGACACGCTTCGACGTTGGGAGGCGCGCTGCTGTTGATCAACGTGGCCGGTTATGCCGCGGGGTTCCTGGGCGGCAAGGCCTTGCGATTCAGCGAGCCGATGCGGCGGGCGCTGACATTGGAAATCGGCATGCAGAACGCCGGATTGGGAACCGTATTGGCGAGCCAACTCTATCCGGACGAACCGAGCACGATGGTTCCGCCGGCTTTGTATACGTTTGGTTGTATGCTCACCGGCACAATCTTGGCGCAGTTCTGGCGACTGCGACCCGTGGAGGCCCCAAGCGTGAAATCGTCGCCGATAATGGTTGACGACGACTAA
- the gatC gene encoding Asp-tRNA(Asn)/Glu-tRNA(Gln) amidotransferase subunit GatC, with product MTTELTRDEIQRVAVLARLKLSDAELDSLTSELAQILGHMDQLNELDTEDVEPMVHAIELKNVFRADEVHESLPRDEALANAPKSDGRYFQVPQILEGS from the coding sequence ATGACGACTGAATTGACACGCGATGAAATCCAACGGGTGGCAGTTCTCGCGCGGCTGAAATTGAGCGACGCGGAACTGGATAGCCTCACTTCCGAGTTGGCGCAAATCCTCGGGCACATGGATCAATTGAACGAGTTGGACACCGAAGATGTCGAGCCGATGGTTCATGCGATCGAATTGAAGAACGTGTTCCGCGCGGACGAAGTCCATGAGTCCCTACCGCGGGACGAAGCCTTGGCCAACGCCCCGAAGTCGGACGGCCGTTACTTCCAGGTTCCGCAGATTCTGGAAGGGTCCTAG
- a CDS encoding PAS domain-containing protein, with translation MNRTIEFKTFVHAAGDAMIAADPDGVIALWNPAAERIFGFTAGEALGETLDLIIPERFRHRHGEGYRQVMSSGTTRYGHDVLRVPALHKQGHVLSVAFTVTLLFSAEKDVDMIVAVVRDETESWNQTRALREQLKDCETRLAKTLGSSSNVP, from the coding sequence ATGAATCGAACGATCGAATTCAAGACATTTGTTCATGCGGCGGGCGATGCGATGATTGCCGCCGACCCGGATGGTGTGATCGCCTTATGGAATCCCGCCGCTGAACGAATTTTCGGTTTTACGGCAGGCGAGGCGCTGGGGGAAACATTGGACCTTATCATCCCCGAGCGCTTTCGCCACCGGCATGGGGAGGGTTACCGGCAGGTTATGTCGAGTGGAACGACACGATATGGGCACGACGTCTTGCGTGTCCCGGCTCTGCATAAGCAGGGACACGTTCTTTCCGTAGCGTTTACCGTGACGCTACTCTTTTCGGCGGAGAAGGATGTTGACATGATCGTGGCTGTCGTGCGTGATGAAACCGAATCATGGAACCAAACGCGGGCACTTCGCGAACAGCTCAAGGATTGCGAAACGCGTCTGGCCAAAACCCTAGGAAGCAGCTCAAACGTACCGTGA
- a CDS encoding c-type heme family protein, producing the protein MKHLPELAVIAMIASVAIAMATMGHSRAAVADEAATTEQATAPDKTAQPRPAGSAAKRGVSLEIARDRAEVMHDVYAATLEVLHERYFHGARAAVPARALQDVFSTIQHKSKVEARWISVNMEPMSIDHEPKSDFEKRAAQAISAGKGHLDVVEEGFYRRAGAIPLDDGCIGCHAGFAKKPNGDPKFAGLVISVPLSKQKPEHPKTQSDSPRQQ; encoded by the coding sequence ATGAAGCACCTTCCCGAATTGGCCGTTATTGCCATGATTGCCTCTGTAGCAATCGCAATGGCAACAATGGGACACTCGCGCGCCGCTGTGGCCGACGAAGCGGCCACCACTGAGCAAGCGACAGCGCCGGACAAAACCGCCCAGCCACGACCGGCCGGGAGTGCCGCGAAGAGGGGGGTGTCACTGGAGATTGCTCGCGATCGTGCGGAGGTCATGCACGATGTCTATGCAGCCACACTGGAAGTGCTGCATGAACGCTATTTTCACGGAGCGCGAGCCGCAGTTCCCGCCCGGGCTCTGCAGGATGTTTTCTCGACGATTCAGCACAAATCGAAGGTCGAAGCACGCTGGATATCGGTGAATATGGAGCCGATGAGCATCGACCACGAACCCAAAAGCGACTTTGAAAAGCGGGCGGCCCAAGCGATTTCTGCCGGCAAGGGACACCTGGATGTTGTCGAAGAGGGTTTCTATCGCCGCGCCGGCGCCATCCCGCTCGACGATGGATGTATTGGGTGCCATGCGGGCTTTGCCAAGAAACCAAATGGTGACCCAAAATTTGCCGGATTGGTCATCAGCGTCCCGCTCAGCAAACAGAAACCGGAACACCCCAAGACACAGAGCGACTCGCCGCGTCAGCAATAA
- a CDS encoding class I SAM-dependent methyltransferase: MQPSLYSLKVTQVDPQAAGVVETPACPVCENTSAVPTFSIEGFSQKVVNCSRCGLGSQSPLPSEEEIRTFYPHEYYGDSGEKFRTFVETMIRLVAARQARAIASGLPPGARILDVGCGRGMLLRAMAIRGHEAHGVENNSEATKGIDPRIHVRIENQLADVEYPSDYFDRVIIWHVLEHLPNPKETLQEAHRILKPGGDIIVAVPNYSSIQARWAGPAWFHLDLPRHLYHFPVSALKTILENCGFTCRAEHHFSLRQNPFGWLQSILNQYDTLPKNSLYELLHRRGAGTGELLGFWGRFRLKTMFLLGMPFATIMAVVAALCRKGATVHVVATALPPVEETQS; this comes from the coding sequence ATGCAGCCAAGTCTCTATTCCCTGAAAGTCACGCAGGTCGATCCCCAGGCGGCAGGCGTCGTTGAGACTCCGGCTTGCCCTGTTTGCGAAAACACATCTGCGGTTCCGACCTTCTCGATTGAGGGCTTCTCGCAGAAGGTCGTCAATTGCAGTCGCTGCGGCCTGGGGAGCCAATCCCCCCTCCCCAGTGAAGAGGAGATTCGCACGTTCTATCCACATGAATACTATGGCGATTCGGGCGAGAAATTTCGCACTTTTGTGGAAACCATGATCAGGTTGGTCGCAGCCCGCCAAGCCCGTGCCATTGCGAGCGGACTTCCCCCAGGCGCTCGGATTCTTGATGTGGGATGCGGCCGGGGAATGCTACTTCGCGCGATGGCCATCCGGGGACATGAAGCGCATGGTGTCGAAAACAACAGCGAGGCCACGAAAGGCATCGACCCGCGGATCCACGTGCGCATTGAGAACCAGTTGGCGGATGTCGAATATCCGTCAGACTATTTCGATCGCGTTATCATTTGGCACGTACTTGAGCATCTGCCGAACCCTAAAGAGACGTTGCAGGAAGCACATCGCATTCTCAAGCCGGGGGGAGACATCATTGTTGCAGTGCCGAATTACTCCAGCATCCAAGCACGCTGGGCCGGGCCGGCTTGGTTCCATCTCGATCTTCCGCGCCATCTGTACCATTTTCCCGTCTCGGCATTGAAAACAATATTAGAAAATTGTGGTTTCACCTGCCGGGCCGAACATCATTTCTCTCTCCGGCAAAATCCATTCGGTTGGTTGCAAAGCATACTCAACCAGTACGATACGCTGCCCAAAAACTCGTTGTATGAACTGCTGCATCGCCGGGGTGCCGGGACGGGGGAACTACTGGGTTTCTGGGGCCGATTCCGTTTGAAAACGATGTTCCTATTGGGCATGCCATTCGCAACCATCATGGCCGTCGTCGCAGCTCTCTGCCGTAAAGGTGCCACGGTTCATGTGGTAGCAACGGCCTTGCCACCGGTCGAGGAAACACAAAGCTAA